The genomic stretch TCCAAGGCTCATTTGGTGTTATGCCGGGAGGTGCCACTCTGTCGCAAAGCAAACTTGTTTACGGAGGAGCTAATGCTGATACACTGCCTTCTACAGACAGGGGATATTCTATGGGAAGAAGTATTGATAAGGCAGTAGCTGTGTTGGAAGCTGAAATAAAAAGCAAAAAAGTTAGAGTAGAAGAAGATGAAAGGGGCTTTGTTATAAGTCTTGGTGCTGACCAATATTTTGAATCGGCTTCTACTAATATAATAGACAGTCAAAATAATGTAGAAACATTTATCAAGTTGGCTTCATTGCTTAGCGGTATTCCAAATGAAATAAGAATAGAAGGTCATACAGACTCAGGTTCTATTATACCCGGAAGTATTACCGAGCAGAAATTTGGTAATAACTGGGGACTTTCTTCAGCAAGAGCTATGGTTATTTTAGAAAAACTTTTTGAAAATGATCAAACAGCTAAATTGGATAGAAATAAATACTCTATTGCCGGATATGCTGATACCAGACCTGTGGCTTCTAATGATTTGCCGGACGGCAGAGCTTTGAATAGAAGAGTGGATATTGTTATAGTAAGAAACGATGTTACTTACTATAATCAAAGATAAAAATATAATTAAGACTAACTAAAAATTATGCTTTTGGCTGATAAATGGCAAGACTATAAAATTATAGACTGCGGAGATGGCGAAAAACTTGAGAATATAGGAGGATTTATAGTATCGCGTCCTGATTCTCAAGTTATTTGGTCTAAACGGTTAAATAAATGGACTAACATGGATGCAATATATCATCGCTCAGATAAAGGCGGAGGTTATTGGCAGTATATTAATAAACCTAAAGATAATTTTATCATCAAATATGAGGATCTATTATTCAAAATAGAGTTTACTAATTTCAAGCATATAGGGCTTTTTCCAGAACAGGCTGTTAATTGGCAGTTTATCATAGATAAAATCAAAGAAAAAAAATCTTCTTCTCATGAAAATAAAGAAATTAAAGCTCTTAATTTGTTTGCATATACTGGAGGAGCAACGGTAGCTTGTGCTTATGCGGGATGTGATGAAGTTGTACATGTTGATGCTTCAAAAAAAATAGTATCACATGCCAAAACAAATATAAAAATTAATAATCTTCATCAAAAAAAAGTAAGATTTATTATAGAAGATGTTATTAAATTTGTACTTAGAGAAGTAAGACGAAAAAGAAAATACGATGTTATAATAATGGATCCTCCGGTATACGGAAGAGGACCTAACGGAGAGCTTTGGCAGATAGAAACA from Brachyspira murdochii DSM 12563 encodes the following:
- a CDS encoding flagellar motor protein MotB, with the protein product MAKIKFGKKAKKVGDKADTPGPSAPLWLQTYGDFVTLVLTFFVMLLATMSTSVNDSAIQLIATAFQGSFGVMPGGATLSQSKLVYGGANADTLPSTDRGYSMGRSIDKAVAVLEAEIKSKKVRVEEDERGFVISLGADQYFESASTNIIDSQNNVETFIKLASLLSGIPNEIRIEGHTDSGSIIPGSITEQKFGNNWGLSSARAMVILEKLFENDQTAKLDRNKYSIAGYADTRPVASNDLPDGRALNRRVDIVIVRNDVTYYNQR
- a CDS encoding class I SAM-dependent methyltransferase, with protein sequence MLLADKWQDYKIIDCGDGEKLENIGGFIVSRPDSQVIWSKRLNKWTNMDAIYHRSDKGGGYWQYINKPKDNFIIKYEDLLFKIEFTNFKHIGLFPEQAVNWQFIIDKIKEKKSSSHENKEIKALNLFAYTGGATVACAYAGCDEVVHVDASKKIVSHAKTNIKINNLHQKKVRFIIEDVIKFVLREVRRKRKYDVIIMDPPVYGRGPNGELWQIETSLTRLVEECVKLLSDCPILFLINCYTASFSNISLKNILSSSIKNKGNFESGEIGLPIENSDMILPCGIYSRFYT